One Stratiformator vulcanicus genomic window, CAAAGGCCGATCACTTCCTGCGGTCAGTCGCCATGTCAGCGGCACCGATTCGGTCGTGATCGCATCCCCGTTCACCTTTGCAATGCCGACCGATGACATCACCGGCGAGCCGTCATTGCGATATAATTCCAGTTGCCACGGATCACGATCGACAATTAAGACCTCTCGCGTGCCAACGGCCGTGTAGAATCTTAATTTATCACGACTTCTATCGCCGGGGCTGACGATCTCAATGGCGAGATCAGGCCCACCCTGCCAGTGGGTGCCGCGGTCGATCGCGGGATTGCCCTTTAAATAAACGGCGATGTCGGGGCATCGGTGATTCTCTTTCCAGTCGGCGGCGCGATCGCTGACGTTACAGCCAGGAAAAGTCGTCCCGCGCATCGCTTCGTCCGAGGCGAAATGGAGTGGCCTCAACAAATGCGTGATCAGTTCCTGATGCTGGTTGTCGCGTGACGGCATCACGATGTAGAGACCGTCCCAGACTTCGTCCGGGCGATCGACTCCTCGCTCTTGGCGATCGGTGACCAGCTTTTCGGAGAAAAATTCATCGAGAACCAGGACAGGCATCACAGACACTCAAACGTAAGCAAATCGGGGTCAAGGGAACTGACAGCGCAAACGTGCTTCAAGACCCGGACTCCCTTGCACGAAAATATTCAAGGCCGGATCATTCTTCAATCGCTGCAGAGCCGGGTTTGAATGATTGGCTTGGCCGTCTAGGAAACTTTCGATACGGTCAGCCGACCAAGCTACGAAGTCCGTTTCCGGAGCGAAGACAGCAGTCGCATTCGTAACATTTAATAAGTTATGCCACGGAGTCCCAGTAATTCGCGGGTCGTACGCGGGAAGGAAGAATAGACCGAGTTCAACGTGCTGCGTCGCGGCGCCGCCGATCCATAGTGTTGTTGATAACGCTTCGCCATACGCCCGCTCCACAAGTTGCCAACCACGATGCGGAACCCGATTTAGTGACGCCTCGGTAATCAAGTACACAACCATCCGACATTCACAAATCTTGAGCTTCAAGGCTTCAAATGGGCTTCCTGCCGCAAGCGGATAATCGCGTCGGTCAAACCATGGGATCACATTCCGTGACCGTAGCTCTTCATCAAGTTCTTCGACTAACCAGCTCTTATCTTCGGAGTCATGTGAGAGAAATACGTCGAAATAGCATCTCGGATAAGTTGGTATTGTGAACACGCGGCCAACCTATTGACTCGGAGGGGGCGACAGCATGGGAACAAGATCGGTTGGAGCAAGTGAACCCGTAATACACGCGATAACTTCTTCTCCAACACCAGTAGGATGGAGAAAAACGCCGTGTTTGATTTCTGCTAGACCGACATCAACAAGCCGAACGCCTGCGGCTTGTATTTCACCGAACCCATATTTCTCGGTTAAATCGGCTGCGATCGTCTGAAACGCCAGCCCATGGCCCATTCGGCGATTCGGGTCAATCCGTGAAAACGACCGAAGGATATCTTTGTAGATAGGTGGAAGTTCATCCGCATATTGCTTAAGTGAATCATTCATCGAATTGTCTCCAAATTAAGAGAACTAACTCTTCGCCAACTGC contains:
- a CDS encoding Uma2 family endonuclease encodes the protein MPVLVLDEFFSEKLVTDRQERGVDRPDEVWDGLYIVMPSRDNQHQELITHLLRPLHFASDEAMRGTTFPGCNVSDRAADWKENHRCPDIAVYLKGNPAIDRGTHWQGGPDLAIEIVSPGDRSRDKLRFYTAVGTREVLIVDRDPWQLELYRNDGSPVMSSVGIAKVNGDAITTESVPLTWRLTAGSDRPLIEVESADPPGHWQI
- a CDS encoding toll/interleukin-1 receptor domain-containing protein — its product is MFTIPTYPRCYFDVFLSHDSEDKSWLVEELDEELRSRNVIPWFDRRDYPLAAGSPFEALKLKICECRMVVYLITEASLNRVPHRGWQLVERAYGEALSTTLWIGGAATQHVELGLFFLPAYDPRITGTPWHNLLNVTNATAVFAPETDFVAWSADRIESFLDGQANHSNPALQRLKNDPALNIFVQGSPGLEARLRCQFP